A genomic region of Kineococcus rhizosphaerae contains the following coding sequences:
- a CDS encoding TetR family transcriptional regulator, with the protein MGRWEPGTRGRLAQNALELFAERGFEATTAAEIAERAGVTERTFFRHFADKRDALFHGGELLEAHLADVVARSEGSALELVRAALGSAAAAVETNPERARTRDAVIATHPELRERELTKMDGLVTALRSALRAKGVPDPSALLAAETGVAVFKVGFTRWAARPGSDLPTVLAAAFDELADLLGTTQR; encoded by the coding sequence GTGGGTCGCTGGGAACCGGGCACGCGCGGGCGCCTCGCGCAGAACGCGCTGGAGCTGTTCGCCGAACGCGGTTTCGAGGCGACCACGGCCGCCGAGATCGCCGAGCGCGCCGGGGTGACCGAGCGGACGTTCTTCCGGCACTTCGCCGACAAGCGGGACGCGCTGTTCCACGGCGGCGAACTCCTCGAGGCCCACCTGGCCGACGTCGTCGCCCGGTCCGAGGGTTCCGCGCTCGAGCTCGTGCGGGCGGCCCTGGGCAGCGCCGCCGCGGCCGTGGAGACCAACCCCGAGCGCGCCCGCACCCGCGACGCCGTCATCGCGACCCACCCCGAGCTGCGCGAACGCGAGCTCACGAAGATGGACGGCCTCGTCACCGCGCTCCGCTCGGCGTTGCGCGCGAAGGGCGTCCCCGACCCGAGCGCACTGCTGGCGGCCGAGACCGGGGTCGCGGTCTTCAAGGTGGGTTTCACCCGGTGGGCCGCCCGGCCGGGCAGCGACCTGCCGACGGTGCTGGCCGCGGCCTTCGACGAGCTCGCGGACCTGCTGGGAACGACGCAGCGCTGA
- a CDS encoding SDR family oxidoreductase → MQVFVTGASGLIGSAFVPELLAAGHQVLALARSDASAAVLAERGVEVLRGDLGDLDVLRAGARAADAVVHLAFQHDFTDFAGAVAVDRAAIDTLGAALAGTGRPFTIASGTPAVPGRAATEEDFPQVPPPLGGRMDNALATLALADRGVRSSIVRLPRTVHADGGRGGFAGLLVRTARRTGVSGYVADGSARWPAAHVGDVARLFLLALDVPAGTTLHAVGDEGVSVLDTATAIGRGLDVPVQPVEAEALGFLGQLATLDQPASSALTRERFGWEPEGPSLLENLGAGNYVLD, encoded by the coding sequence GTGCAGGTCTTCGTCACCGGCGCGTCCGGGCTCATCGGCAGCGCCTTCGTCCCCGAACTCCTGGCCGCCGGCCACCAGGTCCTGGCCCTGGCCCGCTCCGACGCCTCGGCCGCCGTCCTGGCCGAGCGCGGTGTCGAGGTGCTGCGCGGCGACCTCGGCGACCTCGACGTCCTGCGGGCCGGCGCCCGCGCCGCCGACGCCGTCGTCCACCTCGCCTTCCAGCACGACTTCACCGACTTCGCCGGTGCCGTCGCCGTCGACCGCGCCGCCATCGACACCCTCGGCGCCGCCCTGGCGGGCACCGGGCGGCCGTTCACCATCGCCTCCGGCACCCCGGCGGTACCCGGCCGCGCCGCCACCGAGGAGGACTTCCCCCAGGTGCCGCCGCCGCTCGGCGGCCGGATGGACAACGCGCTGGCCACCCTGGCCCTGGCCGACCGGGGCGTGCGCTCCTCGATCGTGCGCCTGCCCCGCACCGTCCACGCCGACGGCGGCCGCGGCGGGTTCGCCGGGCTCCTCGTGCGGACCGCCCGGCGCACCGGCGTCTCCGGCTACGTCGCCGACGGGTCCGCCCGCTGGCCCGCCGCCCACGTCGGCGACGTCGCCCGCCTGTTCCTGCTCGCCCTCGACGTGCCCGCCGGCACCACGCTGCACGCCGTCGGCGACGAGGGCGTCTCGGTCCTGGACACCGCGACGGCCATCGGGAGGGGTCTCGACGTGCCCGTGCAGCCGGTCGAGGCCGAGGCGCTCGGCTTCCTGGGGCAGCTCGCGACCCTGGACCAGCCCGCCTCCAGCGCCCTCACGCGGGAGCGGTTCGGGTGGGAGCCCGAGGGGCCCTCGCTCCTGGAGAACCTCGGCGCGGGGAACTACGTCCTGGACTGA
- the ileS gene encoding isoleucine--tRNA ligase, which translates to MSEDVTEATPTSGEVTTSPSFPEIERRVLDSWKADDTFRASVEARAGSAAGEFVFYDGPPFANGLPHYGHLLTGYVKDLVPRYKTMRGFGVERRFGWDTHGLPAEVEAEKQLGITHKSEIDALGVATFNDACRTSVLKYTKEWEEYVTRQARWVDFDNDYKTLDTDYMESVMWAFKTLWDKGLVYEGFRVLAYCWRCETPLSNSETRLDDVYRNRQDPAVTVGFAFTDAGDDLDGVLGLIWTTTPWTLPSNLAMAVHPDLEYVVVDGGAAHEGKRFLLAADRVGHYARELGEDPQVLSRHRGADLLGRTYTPPFPYFAGRENAHQVLAADYVTTDSGTGVVHIAPAFGEDDKLVTDAAGIVPVVPVASNGTFTAEVTDFAGMHVFDANKEINRALKNGLPSGAVLLRQETYDHSYPHCWRCGNALIYRAVSSWFVKVTAIRDRMVELNEQITWVPEHVKHGSFGKWLEGARDWSISRNRYWGSPIPVWTSDDPAYPRVDVYGSLDDLERDFGVRPADLHRPYIDDLTRPNPDDPTGKSTMRRVPEVLDCWFESGSMPFAQVHYPFENTEWFESHYPGDFIVEYIGQTRGWFYTLHVLATALFDRPAFTTCVSHGILLGDDGRKMSKSLRNYPDVSEVLDRDGSDAMRWFLMSSPVLRGGNLIVTEQGIRDSVRQVLLPLWNTFQFFQLYAGTSSHTPRWRTSSTDVLDRYVLAKLHDTVVAVTEQLDAYDIAGACESARQFLDSLTNWYVRRSRSAFWDGESERAKDAFDTLYTVLETTTRMLAPLLPLFSEEIWRTLTGGRSVHLTDWPDAVDLPADPGLVSAMDEARATCSSVLALRKANGLRVRLPLSTVEVLVADPAALEPFAQLVADEVNVRSVRLGTIDKAVEHGVVAKLTVNARAAGPRLGKNVQQAIKGAKSGDWEERPDGTVVSGGIELVEGEYELSTVVEGGGTGLATSPLEGGGFVVLDTTVTPELAAEGIARDVVRLVQQARREAGLHVADRIRLTVAADGPVWEALVTHQNLVVAETLAQQFGSSGSADALAAERATLVGSVEGHEVRIGVEKVES; encoded by the coding sequence GTGTCCGAGGACGTGACGGAAGCGACCCCGACCTCAGGTGAGGTCACGACCAGCCCCAGCTTCCCCGAGATCGAGCGCCGCGTCCTCGACTCCTGGAAGGCCGACGACACGTTCCGCGCCAGCGTCGAGGCCCGGGCGGGCTCCGCGGCCGGGGAGTTCGTCTTCTACGACGGCCCGCCCTTCGCCAACGGCCTGCCGCACTACGGCCACCTGCTGACCGGCTACGTCAAGGACCTCGTCCCGCGCTACAAGACCATGCGCGGGTTCGGCGTCGAACGCCGCTTCGGCTGGGACACCCACGGCCTGCCCGCCGAGGTCGAGGCCGAGAAGCAGCTCGGGATCACCCACAAGTCCGAGATCGACGCGCTCGGCGTCGCGACGTTCAACGACGCCTGCCGCACCTCCGTCCTGAAGTACACGAAGGAGTGGGAGGAGTACGTCACCCGGCAGGCGCGCTGGGTCGACTTCGACAACGACTACAAGACCCTCGACACCGACTACATGGAGTCGGTCATGTGGGCCTTCAAGACGTTGTGGGACAAGGGGCTCGTCTACGAGGGGTTCCGCGTCCTGGCCTACTGCTGGCGCTGCGAGACGCCCCTGAGCAACTCCGAGACGCGCCTGGACGACGTCTACCGCAACCGGCAGGACCCCGCCGTCACCGTCGGCTTCGCCTTCACCGACGCCGGCGACGACCTCGACGGCGTCCTCGGGCTCATCTGGACCACCACGCCCTGGACGCTGCCCAGCAACCTGGCGATGGCCGTGCACCCCGACCTGGAGTACGTCGTGGTCGACGGCGGCGCCGCGCACGAGGGGAAGCGGTTCCTGCTCGCCGCCGACCGCGTGGGCCACTACGCCCGCGAACTCGGCGAGGACCCGCAGGTCCTGTCCCGCCACCGGGGCGCGGACCTGCTGGGCCGCACCTACACCCCGCCGTTCCCGTACTTCGCCGGCCGCGAGAACGCCCACCAGGTGCTGGCCGCCGACTACGTCACCACCGACTCCGGCACCGGCGTCGTCCACATCGCGCCCGCCTTCGGCGAGGACGACAAGCTCGTCACCGACGCCGCCGGGATCGTCCCCGTCGTGCCCGTCGCCTCCAACGGCACCTTCACCGCCGAGGTCACCGACTTCGCCGGGATGCACGTCTTCGACGCCAACAAGGAGATCAACCGCGCCCTGAAGAACGGCCTGCCCTCCGGCGCCGTGCTGCTGCGGCAGGAGACCTACGACCACTCCTACCCGCACTGCTGGCGCTGCGGGAACGCCCTCATCTACCGCGCCGTCTCCTCCTGGTTCGTCAAGGTCACCGCGATCCGCGACCGCATGGTCGAGCTCAACGAGCAGATCACCTGGGTCCCCGAGCACGTCAAGCACGGCTCCTTCGGCAAGTGGCTCGAAGGCGCGCGCGACTGGTCCATCAGCCGCAACCGCTACTGGGGCAGCCCCATCCCCGTGTGGACCTCCGACGACCCGGCCTACCCGCGCGTCGACGTCTACGGCTCCCTCGACGACCTCGAACGCGACTTCGGCGTCCGCCCGGCCGACCTGCACCGCCCGTACATCGACGACCTCACCCGGCCCAACCCCGACGACCCCACCGGCAAGTCGACCATGCGCCGCGTCCCGGAGGTCCTCGACTGCTGGTTCGAGTCCGGCTCCATGCCGTTCGCCCAGGTGCACTACCCGTTCGAGAACACCGAGTGGTTCGAATCGCACTACCCGGGCGACTTCATCGTCGAGTACATCGGGCAGACCCGCGGCTGGTTCTACACCCTGCACGTCCTGGCCACGGCCCTGTTCGACCGGCCCGCGTTCACCACGTGCGTCTCGCACGGGATCCTGCTCGGCGACGACGGCCGCAAGATGAGCAAGTCGCTGCGCAACTACCCCGACGTGTCCGAGGTCCTGGACCGCGACGGCTCCGACGCCATGCGCTGGTTCCTCATGAGCTCGCCCGTCCTGCGCGGCGGGAACCTCATCGTCACCGAGCAGGGCATCCGCGACTCCGTGCGCCAGGTCCTGCTGCCGCTGTGGAACACCTTCCAGTTCTTCCAGCTGTACGCCGGGACCTCCAGCCACACCCCGCGCTGGCGCACGAGCTCCACCGACGTCCTCGACCGCTACGTCCTGGCCAAGCTGCACGACACCGTCGTGGCGGTCACCGAGCAGCTCGACGCCTACGACATCGCCGGGGCCTGCGAGAGCGCCCGGCAGTTCCTGGACTCCCTCACCAACTGGTACGTCCGGCGCTCGCGCTCGGCGTTCTGGGACGGGGAGTCCGAGCGCGCCAAGGACGCCTTCGACACCCTCTACACGGTGCTGGAGACGACGACGCGGATGCTCGCCCCGCTGCTGCCGCTGTTCTCCGAGGAGATCTGGCGGACCCTGACCGGCGGCCGGTCGGTGCACCTGACCGACTGGCCCGACGCCGTGGACCTGCCCGCCGACCCCGGGCTCGTGAGCGCCATGGACGAGGCGCGCGCGACCTGCTCCAGCGTCCTGGCGCTGCGCAAGGCCAACGGCCTGCGCGTGCGGCTGCCGCTGTCGACGGTGGAGGTCCTCGTCGCCGACCCGGCTGCGCTGGAACCGTTCGCGCAGCTCGTCGCCGACGAGGTCAACGTCCGGTCCGTGAGGCTGGGCACGATCGACAAGGCCGTGGAGCACGGGGTCGTCGCCAAGCTCACCGTCAACGCCCGGGCCGCCGGTCCCCGGCTGGGCAAGAACGTCCAGCAGGCGATCAAGGGGGCCAAGAGCGGGGACTGGGAGGAGCGCCCGGACGGCACCGTGGTCTCCGGCGGCATCGAACTCGTCGAGGGCGAGTACGAGCTGTCCACCGTCGTCGAGGGCGGCGGGACCGGGCTGGCGACGTCCCCGCTCGAGGGCGGGGGTTTCGTCGTCCTCGACACGACGGTGACGCCGGAACTGGCGGCCGAGGGCATCGCCCGCGACGTCGTCCGGCTCGTGCAGCAGGCCCGCCGCGAGGCCGGCCTGCACGTCGCGGACCGCATCCGGCTGACGGTCGCGGCCGACGGGCCGGTGTGGGAGGCGCTCGTGACGCACCAGAACCTCGTCGTGGCCGAGACCCTGGCCCAGCAGTTCGGGTCCAGCGGGTCGGCCGACGCGCTGGCGGCCGAGCGGGCGACGCTCGTGGGGTCCGTCGAGGGGCACGAGGTCCGGATCGGCGTGGAGAAGGTGGAGTCCTGA
- a CDS encoding bifunctional folylpolyglutamate synthase/dihydrofolate synthase — translation MDGIVSDPFDRELEELLGPVGDGTDDTGEAFGTDGLRRGRVPQDRRSPRVDSTGKLVPAPLPEEEDDRFAAVVEQILGRNPEHRIHPTLDRVREACGLLGDPQSAYRVVHLAGTNGKTSTARMVERLVREHDLRTGRFTSPHLVDITERISIDGDPITHAAFVRAWDDVEPVVTIVDERAAERGEPRLSFFEVLTLMAFAAFADAPVDVAVIETGLGGTWDTTNVVQPDVAVVTPVSMDHETWLGSTLEEIAGQKAGIIKHGSTVVIGKQEEEAGAVLLAKAAAERVTVVREGLDFGVEERALAVGGQQVSLRTRGGVYTDVFLPLHGAHQAENAATALSAAEALLAMPGGTLMPALVEAAFADVTSPGRLEVLRTSPLILADAAHNPAGAQALAAAIAEAFTLSRLVGVVAVMADKDVEGVLHALEPVLAEVVVTRSSSPRGMEPSELAELAEDVFGEDRVHVVERLDEALATAVDLAESEAGAGGGIGGSGAGVVVAGSVVLAGDARALLGKDKQ, via the coding sequence ATGGACGGCATCGTGAGCGACCCCTTCGACCGTGAACTGGAGGAACTCCTCGGGCCCGTCGGTGACGGCACCGACGACACGGGGGAGGCCTTCGGCACCGACGGCCTGCGCCGCGGCCGGGTGCCCCAGGACCGCCGCTCGCCGCGGGTGGACTCCACGGGCAAGCTCGTGCCCGCGCCGCTGCCCGAGGAGGAGGACGACCGGTTCGCCGCGGTCGTCGAGCAGATCCTGGGCCGCAACCCCGAGCACCGGATCCACCCGACGCTGGACCGGGTGCGCGAGGCGTGCGGTCTGCTGGGCGACCCGCAGTCGGCCTACCGCGTCGTGCACCTGGCCGGCACGAACGGCAAGACGTCGACGGCGCGCATGGTGGAGCGGCTGGTCCGCGAGCACGACCTGCGGACCGGCCGGTTCACCAGCCCGCACCTGGTCGACATCACCGAGCGGATCTCGATCGACGGCGACCCCATCACCCACGCCGCGTTCGTGCGCGCCTGGGACGACGTGGAACCCGTCGTGACGATCGTCGACGAGCGCGCCGCCGAGCGCGGTGAACCGCGGCTGAGCTTCTTCGAGGTGCTCACGCTCATGGCGTTCGCGGCCTTCGCCGACGCCCCCGTGGACGTCGCGGTCATCGAGACCGGGCTGGGCGGGACGTGGGACACGACGAACGTCGTGCAGCCCGACGTCGCCGTCGTCACGCCCGTCTCGATGGACCACGAGACCTGGCTGGGCTCGACGCTCGAGGAGATCGCCGGGCAGAAGGCCGGGATCATCAAGCACGGCTCCACCGTTGTGATCGGCAAGCAGGAGGAGGAGGCGGGCGCGGTGCTGCTGGCCAAGGCCGCCGCCGAGCGCGTCACCGTCGTGCGCGAGGGCCTCGACTTCGGGGTCGAGGAGCGAGCCCTGGCCGTCGGCGGTCAGCAGGTCTCGCTGCGCACCCGCGGCGGGGTCTACACCGACGTGTTCCTGCCCCTGCACGGCGCGCACCAGGCCGAGAACGCCGCCACGGCCCTGTCGGCGGCCGAGGCGCTGCTGGCGATGCCGGGCGGGACGCTCATGCCCGCGCTCGTCGAGGCCGCGTTCGCCGACGTCACCTCCCCGGGCCGCCTGGAGGTCCTGCGGACGTCGCCGCTGATCCTGGCCGACGCCGCGCACAACCCCGCCGGGGCCCAGGCCCTGGCCGCCGCGATCGCCGAGGCGTTCACGCTCAGCCGGCTGGTCGGCGTGGTCGCCGTGATGGCGGACAAGGACGTCGAAGGTGTCCTGCACGCCCTCGAACCCGTCCTCGCCGAGGTCGTGGTGACCCGCTCCAGCTCACCGCGCGGGATGGAACCGTCCGAGCTCGCCGAACTGGCCGAGGACGTGTTCGGCGAGGACCGCGTGCACGTCGTGGAACGTCTCGACGAGGCCCTCGCGACGGCCGTGGACCTCGCCGAGTCCGAGGCGGGCGCCGGTGGCGGCATCGGCGGGTCGGGGGCCGGGGTGGTCGTCGCGGGGTCCGTGGTCCTCGCCGGCGACGCCCGGGCCCTGCTGGGCAAGGACAAGCAGTGA
- a CDS encoding DUF4233 domain-containing protein, translating to MSREPRVRRPRQRSTKRLFAATTLACEALLVFFATLVAYGIEPMAERHTSYLVAGGVLILLCLLAAGMLRSPAGYWFGWVLQLVIVASGFVVPIMFVIGVAFAVIWFFALRIGGRVDREKAEVARRLADGT from the coding sequence GTGAGCCGCGAACCCCGGGTCCGCAGGCCCCGCCAGCGCAGCACGAAGCGGTTGTTCGCCGCGACGACGCTCGCCTGCGAGGCGCTGCTGGTGTTCTTCGCGACCCTCGTCGCGTACGGGATCGAGCCGATGGCCGAACGGCACACCAGCTACCTCGTCGCGGGCGGCGTCCTCATCCTGCTGTGCCTGCTGGCCGCCGGGATGCTGCGCTCGCCGGCCGGGTACTGGTTCGGCTGGGTCCTGCAGCTGGTCATCGTCGCGAGCGGCTTCGTGGTGCCGATCATGTTCGTCATCGGCGTCGCCTTCGCCGTCATCTGGTTCTTCGCCCTGCGCATCGGCGGGCGCGTCGACCGGGAGAAGGCCGAGGTGGCCCGGCGGCTCGCCGACGGGACGTGA
- a CDS encoding GNAT family N-acetyltransferase, translating to MAPGDALAVAEFQTRTWDECYADLVPRAYLDAQRVPERFARWSRTLRTGARGCALAEVGGVVVGAVSWVPGELKSLYVAAGHRGSGVADRLLEHAIGTSSSTLWVFRDNARARRFYARHRFSVVDGSERVDAGTGVPEVQMSRP from the coding sequence ATGGCACCCGGCGACGCCCTGGCCGTCGCCGAGTTCCAGACCCGCACGTGGGACGAGTGCTACGCGGACCTCGTCCCGCGGGCGTACCTGGACGCGCAGCGGGTCCCCGAGCGGTTCGCCCGCTGGTCACGGACCCTGCGGACGGGGGCGCGCGGGTGCGCGCTGGCCGAGGTCGGCGGCGTGGTCGTCGGCGCGGTCAGCTGGGTCCCGGGTGAGCTGAAGAGCCTGTACGTCGCCGCCGGGCACCGGGGTTCGGGCGTGGCGGACCGGTTGCTGGAGCACGCGATCGGGACGTCCTCCTCGACGCTGTGGGTGTTCCGCGACAACGCCCGTGCCCGCAGGTTCTACGCTCGGCACCGGTTCAGCGTGGTCGACGGGTCCGAACGCGTCGACGCGGGAACCGGAGTGCCGGAAGTGCAGATGTCCCGACCCTGA
- a CDS encoding maleylpyruvate isomerase N-terminal domain-containing protein, with protein MTLHLTHDEGRAALADELASWSLVLGSDLDLDAPSRCPGWTCAHVLVHVHLGLQEVALALLDVQGPGPVTVDAAGYWTRYPATTDPEGQFRVLDGTARAYPRPETLTGHLAATVEALRRGVLRVPDGRVAFQGFTFSTGDFLGSWAVELAVHQLDLELIAAPPPGSGLRLARRTVDDLAGGAVPADWDDATVVLAGTGRVELAGEAARQHPELRGRFPVLG; from the coding sequence GTGACCCTGCACCTGACGCACGACGAGGGGCGCGCCGCGCTGGCCGACGAGCTCGCGTCGTGGTCGCTCGTGCTGGGGTCCGACCTCGACCTCGACGCCCCGAGCCGCTGCCCCGGCTGGACGTGCGCGCACGTGCTCGTCCACGTCCACCTCGGGCTGCAGGAGGTGGCCCTGGCCCTGCTCGACGTCCAGGGACCCGGCCCCGTCACCGTCGACGCGGCCGGGTACTGGACGCGCTACCCCGCCACGACGGACCCGGAGGGGCAGTTCCGGGTGCTCGACGGGACCGCCCGCGCGTACCCGCGCCCCGAAACCCTCACCGGGCACCTGGCCGCCACCGTCGAGGCCCTGCGCCGCGGGGTGCTGCGCGTCCCGGACGGGCGGGTCGCGTTCCAGGGGTTCACGTTCTCCACCGGAGACTTCCTCGGCAGCTGGGCCGTGGAACTCGCCGTCCACCAGCTCGACCTGGAACTCATCGCCGCTCCCCCGCCCGGCTCGGGCCTGCGCCTGGCCCGCCGGACCGTCGACGACCTCGCCGGCGGGGCCGTCCCGGCGGACTGGGACGACGCGACGGTCGTGCTCGCCGGGACGGGCCGGGTCGAGCTGGCCGGTGAGGCCGCCCGGCAGCACCCCGAACTGCGCGGCCGGTTCCCCGTGCTGGGCTGA
- a CDS encoding sugar porter family MFS transporter, translated as MISVVAAIGGFLFGFDTSVVNGAVDAITDQFALSKGLSGFAVSCALLGAAVGAWFAGRIADRFGRKAVMVVGGILFAIGAVGSAFAFNVWDLILWRVVGGVGVGVASVIAPTYIAEVAPAHIRGRLASLQQLAITVGIFAALLSDAFIANTAGSAGSETWLGWAAWRWMFVVGVIPSVVWALLALSVPESPRYLIAQGETQRAGEVLREVLGTRSLEAVQRKVNEIKNSMRREHDPSLRDLRGPKFGLLPIVWVGILLSVLQQGVGINVIFYYSTTLWQAVGFKESDAFTTSVITAVTNVVVTFIAIATVDKVGRKPLLTVGSAGMFVSLLVMAIAFSQAGGTTDKPSLPDPWGPIAVVAANVYVISFGATWGPVVWVLLGEMFPGKIRAAGLAVAAAAQWIANFAISTSFPSLAGLGLQWAYGLYALIALLSFVFVRRAVRETKGRELEDMDDTAPAPAG; from the coding sequence ATGATCTCCGTCGTCGCGGCCATCGGCGGCTTCCTCTTCGGGTTCGACACCTCCGTCGTCAACGGGGCCGTCGACGCGATCACCGACCAGTTCGCGTTGTCCAAGGGGCTGTCCGGGTTCGCCGTCTCCTGCGCGCTGCTGGGTGCCGCCGTCGGCGCGTGGTTCGCGGGCCGGATCGCGGACCGGTTCGGCCGCAAGGCCGTCATGGTCGTCGGCGGGATCCTCTTCGCGATCGGGGCCGTCGGGTCGGCCTTCGCCTTCAACGTCTGGGACCTGATCCTGTGGCGCGTCGTCGGCGGCGTCGGGGTCGGCGTCGCCTCCGTCATCGCCCCCACCTACATCGCCGAGGTCGCCCCCGCCCACATCCGCGGCCGGCTCGCCTCGCTTCAGCAGCTGGCGATCACCGTCGGCATCTTCGCGGCCCTGCTGTCGGACGCCTTCATCGCCAACACCGCCGGCAGCGCCGGCAGCGAGACGTGGCTCGGGTGGGCGGCCTGGCGGTGGATGTTCGTCGTCGGGGTCATCCCGTCCGTGGTCTGGGCCCTGCTGGCCCTGTCCGTGCCGGAGTCCCCGCGCTACCTCATCGCCCAGGGTGAGACCCAGCGCGCGGGCGAGGTGCTGCGCGAGGTGCTCGGCACCCGCAGCCTGGAAGCGGTGCAGCGCAAGGTCAACGAGATCAAGAACTCCATGCGCCGCGAGCACGACCCGAGCCTGCGCGACCTGCGCGGCCCGAAGTTCGGCCTGCTGCCGATCGTCTGGGTCGGGATCCTGCTGTCCGTCCTGCAGCAGGGCGTCGGCATCAACGTGATCTTCTACTACTCCACGACCCTGTGGCAGGCCGTCGGCTTCAAGGAGTCCGACGCGTTCACGACCTCGGTCATCACGGCCGTCACCAACGTCGTCGTCACCTTCATCGCCATCGCGACGGTCGACAAGGTCGGCCGCAAACCGCTGCTGACGGTCGGCTCGGCCGGGATGTTCGTCTCGCTGCTGGTGATGGCGATCGCGTTCTCGCAGGCCGGGGGCACCACGGACAAGCCGTCGCTGCCCGACCCCTGGGGCCCCATCGCCGTCGTCGCGGCGAACGTCTACGTCATCTCCTTCGGGGCGACGTGGGGCCCGGTCGTGTGGGTGCTGCTCGGGGAGATGTTCCCCGGCAAGATCCGTGCCGCGGGGCTCGCCGTCGCCGCGGCCGCGCAGTGGATCGCGAACTTCGCCATCTCCACGAGCTTCCCGTCGCTGGCCGGCCTGGGACTGCAGTGGGCCTACGGCCTCTACGCCCTCATCGCGCTGCTGTCCTTCGTGTTCGTGCGCAGGGCCGTGCGGGAGACGAAGGGCCGGGAGCTGGAGGACATGGACGACACGGCCCCGGCCCCGGCGGGCTGA
- a CDS encoding VOC family protein has product MAAFLDFYRRLGLDLPASADAAPHVEVTLPGGLRLAWDTEETIRGFDPSWTRPGPGHRTSLAFRCASPAEVDAVHAELTAAGVRSHLAPFDAVWGQRYATVLDPDGGAVDLFAPLG; this is encoded by the coding sequence ATGGCGGCCTTCCTGGACTTCTACCGCCGTCTCGGCCTGGACCTGCCCGCCTCGGCCGACGCCGCACCGCACGTGGAGGTGACCCTGCCCGGCGGCCTGCGGCTGGCCTGGGACACCGAGGAGACGATCCGCGGCTTCGACCCGTCCTGGACGCGCCCCGGTCCCGGTCACCGCACGAGCCTGGCCTTCCGCTGCGCGAGCCCCGCGGAGGTCGACGCGGTGCACGCCGAGCTGACGGCGGCGGGGGTCCGCAGCCACCTCGCGCCGTTCGACGCGGTCTGGGGTCAGCGCTACGCGACGGTGCTCGACCCCGACGGCGGTGCGGTGGACCTCTTCGCCCCGCTGGGCTGA
- a CDS encoding helix-turn-helix domain-containing protein has product MHRERRSSVPGAMVWTSTPEGRDAGPGTGLVLPDGCMDLLWRSDSREVLVAGPDTAAYASPAAPGVTWTGLRLAPGHAPALLGVPASELRDRRVALADLWGAARARRLADRIEVSPGAGLEGLVAPVPQDAALAHAARLLGSGHPVAGVADELGVGVRTLHRRSLAAFGYPPQVLARVLRFRRAVGLLRAGRPPSQVAAEAGYADQAHLSREVRTFAGTTPSALRPAQPSGAKRSTAPPSGSSTVA; this is encoded by the coding sequence GTGCACCGCGAACGACGCTCGAGCGTGCCCGGGGCGATGGTCTGGACGAGCACCCCCGAAGGGCGCGACGCCGGGCCCGGCACCGGGCTCGTGCTGCCCGACGGGTGCATGGACCTGCTGTGGCGCAGCGACAGCCGGGAGGTCCTCGTCGCCGGTCCGGACACGGCCGCGTACGCGTCCCCGGCCGCACCGGGCGTGACGTGGACGGGGCTGCGCCTGGCCCCCGGTCACGCCCCGGCGCTGCTCGGCGTCCCCGCGAGCGAACTGCGCGACCGCCGCGTCGCGCTCGCGGACCTGTGGGGCGCGGCGCGGGCGCGCCGGCTGGCCGACCGGATCGAGGTCTCTCCGGGGGCCGGTCTGGAGGGGCTCGTCGCGCCCGTGCCGCAGGACGCGGCCCTGGCGCACGCCGCCCGGCTGCTCGGGAGCGGGCACCCGGTCGCAGGGGTCGCGGACGAGCTCGGGGTGGGGGTGCGGACCCTGCACCGCCGCAGCCTCGCCGCGTTCGGCTACCCGCCCCAGGTGCTCGCCCGTGTGCTGCGGTTCCGCCGCGCGGTCGGGCTCCTGCGCGCCGGGCGCCCACCGTCGCAGGTGGCGGCCGAGGCCGGGTACGCCGACCAGGCGCACCTGTCGCGCGAGGTCCGGACGTTCGCCGGGACGACCCCCTCGGCCCTGCGGCCCGCTCAGCCCAGCGGGGCGAAGAGGTCCACCGCACCGCCGTCGGGGTCGAGCACCGTCGCGTAG
- the ndk gene encoding nucleoside-diphosphate kinase: MTETQRTLVLVKPDGVKRNLSGEVLRRVEAKGYTLVALELRSATRELLAGHYAEHEGKPFYEPLVEFMLSGPVLAAVVEGHRVIEGFRSLAGTTDPTTAAPGTIRGDLGRDWGLKVQQNLVHGSDSPESAAREIGLWFPNL, translated from the coding sequence GTGACTGAGACGCAGCGGACCCTGGTCCTCGTGAAGCCCGACGGTGTGAAGCGCAACCTCTCCGGGGAGGTCCTGCGGCGCGTCGAGGCCAAGGGCTACACCCTCGTGGCGCTGGAGCTGCGCAGCGCCACCCGCGAGCTGCTCGCCGGCCACTACGCCGAGCACGAGGGCAAGCCGTTCTACGAGCCCCTCGTGGAGTTCATGCTGTCCGGCCCGGTGCTGGCCGCCGTCGTCGAGGGCCACCGCGTCATCGAGGGGTTCCGCTCGCTGGCCGGCACGACGGACCCGACGACGGCCGCGCCCGGCACCATCCGCGGCGACCTGGGCCGCGACTGGGGCCTGAAGGTCCAGCAGAACCTCGTCCACGGCTCGGACTCGCCCGAGTCCGCCGCCCGCGAGATCGGACTGTGGTTCCCGAACCTCTGA